The following coding sequences lie in one Hominilimicola fabiformis genomic window:
- a CDS encoding S-layer homology domain-containing protein — MKKKILATFLSAVTLVSCSSALAANYSDVNQSAWYSSYVNKISELNAFSGYEDGTFRPDNQITQEEFIKTVVCLICGELNESNAPTVKNTWNSKWSSWAVPYLDKAFELGLITEQDTKFKLVGIPCTRGEMAKVITRAVEYLKEEPVADTSTYIAKLNDYDRMKEEYKPYVLQAYAKGILSGYDDGTFRDDGLLTRAEASSVLVRLIDKSERINADETLYDYFGRKVTWTEPLRTDVPEQYQVSMSDISISQAIYDEAVANGGNITTKTLSRSKAMMFEDLVLQSIKYDGDTITLTVPDVLPESQRWAISIAYWDTDKDYDFTTMKSHYVGEPGTFEFNDIKVLEEISIKVLPLNSSSFTSGIFIDNGVNLSLERREKPLVDFNNAQTTFEWVQGQGYKDYFKDYVFDENKYEFELSW; from the coding sequence ATGAAAAAGAAAATTTTAGCAACATTTCTATCTGCAGTAACACTTGTATCTTGCAGTTCTGCATTGGCTGCAAATTACTCTGATGTAAATCAATCGGCTTGGTATTCAAGCTATGTGAATAAGATTTCCGAACTTAATGCGTTTTCAGGATATGAGGACGGTACATTCAGACCGGATAACCAAATTACACAAGAAGAATTTATAAAAACAGTTGTTTGTTTAATATGCGGTGAGCTTAACGAAAGCAATGCTCCAACAGTAAAAAATACTTGGAACAGTAAGTGGAGCTCTTGGGCTGTTCCATATCTTGATAAAGCATTTGAGCTTGGCTTAATAACAGAACAAGATACAAAGTTTAAACTTGTAGGAATCCCTTGCACTCGAGGTGAGATGGCTAAAGTTATCACTCGTGCGGTCGAATACCTCAAGGAAGAACCGGTAGCCGATACTTCAACTTACATTGCAAAGCTTAACGATTATGACAGAATGAAAGAAGAATACAAGCCTTATGTTCTTCAAGCCTATGCAAAAGGTATTCTAAGTGGTTATGATGACGGCACTTTCAGAGATGACGGCTTACTTACAAGAGCAGAGGCATCATCGGTGCTTGTAAGATTAATTGACAAGAGCGAGAGAATTAATGCTGATGAAACACTATATGACTACTTCGGAAGAAAAGTTACTTGGACAGAGCCACTAAGAACAGACGTTCCCGAACAGTATCAAGTAAGTATGTCAGACATAAGCATATCTCAAGCAATATATGATGAAGCGGTTGCAAATGGTGGTAATATCACAACAAAGACATTAAGTCGTTCAAAAGCTATGATGTTTGAAGATTTGGTACTACAGTCTATCAAATATGACGGTGATACAATTACTTTAACTGTACCAGATGTATTGCCGGAAAGTCAAAGATGGGCAATAAGCATTGCTTATTGGGATACAGATAAAGATTATGATTTTACAACAATGAAAAGTCACTATGTCGGAGAACCAGGAACATTTGAATTTAATGATATAAAGGTGTTGGAAGAAATTTCGATAAAAGTTTTGCCACTTAACAGCAGTAGCTTTACATCCGGTATATTTATTGATAACGGCGTGAATCTTTCATTAGAAAGACGAGAGAAACCACTAGTTGATTTTAATAATGCACAGACAACATTTGAGTGGGTGCAAGGTCAAGGATATAAAGACTATTTTAAAGACTATGTATTTGACGAAAATAAATATGAGTTTGAATTAAGTTGGTAA